In a single window of the Deinococcus yavapaiensis KR-236 genome:
- a CDS encoding enoyl-CoA hydratase-related protein: MTSQNPAFEHIVVEVRPGHVGLVRLNRPKVLNALNAATLAEIVTAVRAFDADSNVGAIVITGSERAFAAGADIAEMSGKSAADLLADVRLAQWEALRKTSKPLIAAVAGFALGGGHELVMVCDIVIAAENAVFGQPEINLGIIPGAGGTQRLARALGKSLAMEIVLNDRRLSADEALRAGLVSRVVPTERVLDEALSVARQIAARAPVAVRLAKQSVLKAFDTTLEVGLELERHNFYLLFSTEDQKEGMRAFLEKRPPNWKGR, encoded by the coding sequence ATGACCTCGCAAAACCCGGCGTTCGAGCATATCGTGGTGGAGGTGCGGCCCGGTCACGTCGGCCTCGTTCGCCTCAACCGCCCCAAGGTGCTCAACGCCCTCAATGCTGCCACCCTCGCCGAGATCGTGACCGCCGTGCGCGCATTCGACGCCGACTCGAACGTGGGCGCCATCGTCATCACCGGGAGCGAACGGGCTTTCGCCGCCGGAGCGGACATCGCCGAGATGAGCGGCAAGAGCGCGGCGGACTTGCTCGCCGACGTGCGCCTCGCGCAGTGGGAAGCGCTGCGCAAGACTTCCAAGCCCTTGATCGCCGCTGTCGCCGGTTTCGCGCTCGGCGGAGGCCACGAACTCGTCATGGTGTGCGACATCGTCATCGCCGCCGAGAACGCGGTGTTCGGTCAGCCCGAAATCAACCTCGGGATCATTCCCGGTGCGGGCGGCACGCAGCGACTCGCTCGCGCGCTCGGCAAGAGCTTGGCGATGGAAATCGTGCTGAACGACCGCCGTCTCAGCGCCGACGAAGCTTTGCGGGCGGGGCTCGTGAGCCGCGTCGTGCCGACCGAGCGCGTCCTGGACGAAGCCTTGAGCGTCGCGCGCCAAATCGCCGCTCGGGCGCCCGTCGCCGTGCGCCTCGCGAAGCAAAGCGTCCTCAAAGCCTTCGACACGACCCTCGAAGTCGGCTTGGAGTTGGAACGGCACAACTTCTACCTCTTGTTCTCCACCGAAGACCAAAAGGAAGGCATGCGCGCCTTCCTGGAGAAACGCCCGCCGAATTGGAAGGGACGTTGA
- a CDS encoding cytochrome c-type biogenesis protein translates to MRRLLTLLVVFALTIAAAQNLTPTQERRAQRIGDNLRCPVCSAVPITHSPSELSQNMMREVRAQIAAGRSDTDIYAYFSSRFGETVLLDPPMRGVNLALWAIPGVALLGGSFLLARYLRGASSAPRGEGVDEALVARVERDLRKDTP, encoded by the coding sequence GTGCGCCGCCTCCTGACCTTGCTCGTCGTGTTCGCCTTGACGATCGCCGCCGCGCAGAACCTCACGCCGACGCAAGAAAGGCGAGCGCAACGCATCGGGGACAACTTGCGCTGCCCGGTGTGCAGCGCCGTGCCGATCACGCACTCTCCGTCGGAGTTGTCGCAGAACATGATGCGCGAAGTGCGCGCGCAAATCGCGGCGGGGCGCTCCGACACGGACATCTACGCTTACTTCTCGTCGCGCTTTGGCGAAACGGTGTTGCTCGACCCGCCGATGCGAGGCGTGAACTTGGCGCTGTGGGCGATTCCGGGCGTCGCGCTGCTCGGCGGGTCGTTTCTGCTGGCGCGCTACTTGCGCGGCGCGAGTAGCGCGCCACGCGGCGAAGGCGTCGACGAGGCGTTGGTCGCCCGCGTCGAGCGTGATCTTCGAAAGGACACGCCTTGA
- a CDS encoding sensor histidine kinase, translating into MKRLPTAHLRTLRVRMSFAVFVLLALALGALVVLSSVQLRRTSLESLDALLAEKARQVHHHMLDSSASPEALRDVLSDGVMLVDARVSLGARRWWESDVRDMPHASSLGFSDVDGWRMLRVEANGAAIEVGRPLAVVWATQRDYLRAALPVALFITVIGWALAWMVVRFKLRPLRDIAEWAARLDTRTDDLTPPALKYPDEIATVARALWSGVMRLRKVRERERTFLANASHDLRTPIAALQAEVEVALSRRRTADEYREVLERVWTKTQHFERLSVNLLTLNRVETALPDLRPLDLWSVAAEAVDRFMPLALCLNIDLDVEGEPSDIEGDEVLLARLLDNLLQNAFRATSPGKVLVAVRGTTLVVEDNGVGFPDEVLRRVDAAGSRRTQGFGVGLNVVFSIAELHGGKVTLERMEEGGSRVTVTLRAAHDARERAA; encoded by the coding sequence ATGAAACGCCTGCCCACGGCACACCTTCGAACGCTGCGTGTCCGCATGTCGTTCGCGGTCTTCGTGCTGCTCGCCTTGGCGCTCGGCGCGCTCGTCGTCTTGTCGAGCGTTCAATTGCGCCGCACGAGTCTCGAAAGCCTCGATGCCCTGCTCGCCGAGAAGGCGCGCCAAGTGCATCATCACATGCTCGATTCGTCCGCCTCGCCCGAGGCATTGCGTGACGTGCTGAGCGACGGGGTGATGCTGGTGGACGCCCGAGTCTCGCTCGGTGCACGTCGCTGGTGGGAAAGCGACGTGCGCGACATGCCCCACGCTTCGAGCCTCGGCTTCTCCGACGTCGACGGCTGGCGCATGCTGCGCGTCGAAGCCAACGGGGCCGCCATCGAGGTAGGACGGCCGCTCGCCGTCGTGTGGGCGACGCAGCGAGACTACTTGCGGGCGGCCCTGCCCGTCGCGCTTTTCATCACCGTGATCGGCTGGGCGCTCGCGTGGATGGTGGTCCGCTTCAAACTGCGGCCTCTGCGTGACATCGCCGAGTGGGCGGCGCGCCTCGACACGCGCACGGACGACCTCACCCCGCCCGCCTTGAAATACCCGGACGAGATCGCCACGGTCGCTCGCGCCTTGTGGTCGGGCGTGATGCGCCTCAGGAAGGTTCGCGAGCGTGAGCGAACCTTCCTGGCAAACGCCAGCCATGATTTGCGCACGCCGATCGCCGCCCTGCAAGCCGAAGTCGAAGTGGCCCTCAGCCGTCGGCGCACCGCCGACGAGTACCGCGAGGTGCTGGAGCGCGTTTGGACGAAAACGCAGCATTTCGAGCGCCTCAGTGTGAACCTGCTGACGCTCAACCGCGTCGAGACCGCCCTGCCCGACTTACGTCCACTCGATCTGTGGAGCGTGGCGGCAGAAGCCGTGGACCGCTTCATGCCGCTCGCGCTTTGCCTTAACATCGACTTGGACGTGGAGGGCGAGCCGAGCGACATCGAAGGCGATGAAGTGCTGCTCGCGCGCCTGCTCGACAATTTGTTGCAAAACGCCTTTCGAGCCACCTCTCCGGGAAAAGTCCTCGTCGCGGTGCGCGGCACGACGCTCGTCGTGGAAGACAATGGCGTCGGCTTCCCGGACGAGGTCCTGCGCCGCGTCGACGCCGCTGGATCCAGGCGAACGCAAGGCTTCGGGGTCGGGTTGAACGTCGTGTTCAGCATCGCCGAACTGCACGGTGGAAAAGTCACGCTGGAGCGCATGGAGGAAGGCGGGAGCCGCGTGACCGTGACCCTGAGAGCCGCTCACGATGCCCGAGAGCGCGCCGCCTAG
- a CDS encoding Rieske 2Fe-2S domain-containing protein, which produces MSDAPTPKPSFPKRTVRKIERRKLLEYWWVLPVGATLGAFGYMIDYAKHVTLDKREAGAPKYVSKPPRRVAAIADFPEPFSMRDFSFAGTSCVLVRLERPTAYSLTSSGAHFVAFSRVCTHLGCLVNHLPNPDAVALTYNYRPDHPVLGCPCHFSVFDPAREGRSVIGRALYPLPRVRLEARGDELFATGIEPPPSA; this is translated from the coding sequence GTGAGCGACGCGCCCACGCCCAAGCCGTCTTTTCCGAAGCGCACGGTACGTAAGATCGAGCGCCGCAAGCTGTTGGAGTACTGGTGGGTGCTGCCAGTCGGCGCGACGCTCGGAGCTTTCGGGTACATGATCGACTACGCCAAGCACGTCACGCTCGACAAGCGCGAGGCGGGGGCGCCGAAGTACGTTTCGAAGCCTCCTCGGCGCGTCGCCGCCATCGCTGACTTCCCGGAGCCCTTCTCTATGCGCGACTTCTCGTTCGCGGGCACGTCGTGCGTCCTCGTGCGGTTGGAGCGCCCCACCGCGTACAGCCTGACATCGTCCGGCGCGCACTTCGTCGCGTTTTCCCGCGTGTGCACACACCTCGGGTGTCTGGTGAACCACTTGCCGAATCCCGACGCGGTCGCGTTGACGTACAACTACCGCCCGGATCACCCCGTCTTGGGTTGCCCGTGCCATTTCTCGGTGTTCGATCCGGCGCGCGAGGGACGAAGCGTCATCGGGCGGGCGCTGTACCCTTTACCGAGGGTACGGCTCGAAGCGCGTGGCGACGAGTTGTTCGCGACGGGAATCGAGCCGCCGCCGAGCGCTTGA
- the lepB gene encoding signal peptidase I — translation MRRRTWQLVKDWVLGAIVPVWIVATFLCMLARVDGNSMNPTLHDGDLLLLYKLPRWLHVWSGNHDDWPRRGDIIVFKGPANQPESYETTMFGLKHRPYLIKRVVGLAGDTIEIRGGWLYRDGRRVAESTTTGEAGQDEAQVVVPEGHVYVLGDNRRLGESVDSRYFGFVAYRDVAGVIGPKLWSAPP, via the coding sequence GTGCGCCGTAGAACTTGGCAACTCGTCAAAGACTGGGTGCTCGGCGCCATCGTGCCCGTGTGGATCGTCGCGACCTTTTTGTGCATGCTCGCCCGCGTGGACGGCAACTCCATGAATCCCACCTTGCACGACGGCGATCTGCTGCTGCTCTACAAGTTGCCGCGCTGGTTGCACGTCTGGAGCGGCAACCACGACGACTGGCCACGCCGAGGCGACATCATCGTCTTCAAAGGCCCGGCGAATCAACCTGAAAGCTACGAGACGACGATGTTCGGCTTGAAGCACCGCCCATACCTCATCAAGCGTGTCGTCGGGCTCGCCGGGGACACGATCGAGATTCGTGGTGGCTGGCTGTACCGTGACGGACGCCGCGTCGCCGAGAGCACCACGACCGGCGAGGCCGGACAGGACGAAGCCCAGGTCGTCGTTCCCGAAGGGCACGTGTACGTTCTCGGCGACAATCGACGGCTCGGAGAAAGCGTGGACTCGCGCTACTTCGGCTTCGTCGCGTATCGAGACGTCGCGGGCGTGATCGGGCCGAAGTTGTGGAGCGCGCCACCCTGA
- the tdh gene encoding L-threonine 3-dehydrogenase gives MRALFKEARPGAQLIEVPEPTPSHGEILVEVMATSICGTDMHIYNWDAWARSRFPAPMVFGHEMTGKVVQVGPGVNPDMVKVGDHVSAETHVACGHCLQCRTGRKHICKNLRILGVDMPGIFAQYAVIPAENAWVNDPDMPWEVASLQEPFGNAVQTTLAGPGVSSRTVLVTGCGPIGLMAIQVARASGASLIIATDPNETRLHKARELGADLTLDPRSTDVVKAVYDATRGDGVDTLLEFSGNQAAIRQGFQSLTYGGHASLLGIPAGAIEFDLANDIVFKAATVTGISGRKMFETWYQVRELVTRGKVDLRAVISHHVPMTHFEAVFEAVRAGNAIKPVMLPQEV, from the coding sequence ATGCGAGCCCTTTTCAAAGAAGCCCGACCGGGCGCCCAACTTATCGAAGTTCCAGAGCCGACGCCAAGTCACGGCGAGATTCTCGTCGAGGTGATGGCGACGAGCATTTGCGGCACCGACATGCACATTTACAACTGGGACGCGTGGGCACGCTCGCGCTTTCCCGCGCCGATGGTCTTCGGCCACGAAATGACCGGCAAGGTCGTGCAAGTCGGGCCGGGCGTCAATCCCGACATGGTGAAGGTCGGCGATCACGTCAGCGCAGAGACGCACGTGGCGTGCGGTCACTGCCTTCAGTGCCGCACGGGCCGCAAGCACATCTGTAAGAACTTGCGCATCCTCGGCGTGGACATGCCGGGCATCTTCGCGCAGTACGCGGTGATTCCCGCCGAAAACGCCTGGGTGAACGATCCGGACATGCCGTGGGAAGTGGCGTCGCTGCAAGAGCCCTTCGGAAACGCCGTTCAAACGACGTTGGCAGGACCTGGCGTGTCGAGCCGGACGGTGCTCGTGACGGGCTGTGGCCCTATTGGCCTCATGGCGATTCAAGTGGCGCGGGCGAGCGGAGCGTCGCTCATCATCGCGACCGACCCGAACGAGACGCGGCTTCACAAGGCGCGCGAACTCGGCGCAGATCTCACGCTCGACCCGAGAAGCACGGACGTCGTGAAGGCCGTGTACGACGCGACCCGTGGAGACGGCGTGGACACCTTGCTGGAGTTCAGCGGCAATCAGGCGGCGATTCGCCAAGGCTTCCAATCGCTGACGTACGGCGGGCACGCGAGCTTGCTCGGCATTCCGGCGGGCGCCATCGAGTTCGATCTCGCCAACGACATCGTCTTCAAGGCGGCGACCGTCACGGGCATCTCGGGCCGCAAGATGTTCGAGACTTGGTATCAAGTGCGCGAACTCGTGACGCGCGGCAAAGTCGACCTTCGGGCCGTCATCAGCCACCACGTACCGATGACCCACTTCGAGGCGGTCTTCGAGGCGGTTCGCGCGGGCAACGCGATCAAGCCCGTCATGCTGCCGCAGGAAGTGTGA
- a CDS encoding N-acetylmuramoyl-L-alanine amidase family protein: protein MPPRLLASLAAWSFALYSSSLAAPDVFVAYPPNASSVAFDHVLFEGSVTPGATLSVDGQLLPVDPDGLFIAWLPLRPGLNVLKLQSELGGERSDVEWWVTSKPDVALPAVSTALRLESIEPRASVEVFDLSGSLAARTITIRFHGAPGGTATYRAGSNAERPMTERLDVPGLYEAKLILGTSDRFVNLPVTLALVGRDGQRVTATAPGTLSARPGGPRNALVVAPDVGMGVNSYLTAITDEDGWPIVFSKAGQSFPVVARVGDRLHVALEAGRLGWLPSSAASLSSAPAAPLTAHLSSPSVRALPGGSPSDASFEEVRLPLTGRAAFEVVQPDEGNFAPLRLRLFGTSSEADTIEGAGFVRTVDVTRDADTTNVTLHFAGSGAWGYTTTFDGNDLVVRVRVPPILDDARPLSGRRVVLDAGHGGRELGGAGSLRVPEKDLVLPVTLRLAQLLRERGATVFLTRQTDVTVPLYDRALFAEAQNADVLLSIHANALPDGQPPACCRGAGAYYFQPGARRLARTLVDAVVAGVPGSVRDTQEDGSGVFRRNFALARPSTQLSVLMELAYLTDRDDLRLLMSGAGREAYARSLADGLEAYFRASAQTP from the coding sequence ATGCCACCGCGCCTCCTCGCGTCACTCGCTGCCTGGTCGTTCGCGCTGTACTCGTCGTCGCTCGCAGCGCCCGACGTGTTCGTCGCCTATCCACCGAACGCGTCGAGCGTCGCCTTCGATCACGTTCTCTTCGAAGGCTCCGTGACGCCCGGCGCGACCCTCTCCGTCGACGGACAACTCCTGCCGGTGGATCCCGACGGCTTGTTCATCGCGTGGTTGCCGCTGCGTCCGGGCCTCAACGTCTTGAAGCTGCAAAGCGAACTCGGCGGCGAGCGCAGCGACGTGGAGTGGTGGGTCACGTCGAAGCCCGACGTCGCCCTGCCAGCCGTTTCGACGGCGCTGCGCCTCGAATCGATCGAGCCGCGAGCGAGCGTGGAAGTTTTCGACCTCTCGGGAAGCTTGGCGGCGCGAACGATCACGATTCGCTTTCACGGGGCGCCGGGCGGAACGGCGACGTACCGAGCGGGGTCGAACGCGGAGCGGCCCATGACGGAACGCCTCGACGTACCGGGCCTCTACGAGGCAAAGCTGATCTTGGGAACGTCCGACCGCTTCGTGAACCTACCCGTGACCTTGGCGCTCGTGGGACGAGACGGGCAACGCGTCACGGCCACGGCGCCCGGAACGTTGAGCGCTCGACCGGGCGGGCCCAGGAACGCGCTCGTCGTCGCGCCCGACGTCGGCATGGGAGTGAACTCGTATCTCACCGCGATCACCGACGAGGACGGCTGGCCCATCGTCTTCTCGAAGGCTGGGCAAAGCTTTCCGGTCGTCGCTCGCGTCGGCGATCGACTGCACGTCGCCCTCGAAGCGGGCCGCTTGGGATGGCTGCCGTCGAGCGCCGCCTCGTTGTCGTCAGCGCCCGCCGCGCCGTTGACGGCTCACTTGAGTTCGCCGAGCGTTCGTGCCCTACCGGGGGGCAGTCCGAGCGACGCTTCGTTCGAGGAAGTGCGCCTGCCCCTCACGGGGCGGGCTGCCTTCGAGGTGGTGCAGCCTGACGAGGGTAACTTCGCGCCGCTCAGGCTTCGCTTATTCGGAACGTCGAGCGAGGCTGACACGATAGAGGGAGCGGGCTTCGTGCGGACGGTCGACGTGACTCGGGACGCGGACACGACGAACGTGACGCTGCACTTCGCCGGGTCGGGCGCGTGGGGCTACACGACGACCTTCGACGGCAATGACCTCGTGGTCCGCGTGCGCGTTCCGCCGATCTTGGACGACGCTCGTCCGCTTTCCGGACGGCGCGTCGTACTCGATGCGGGTCACGGCGGCCGTGAGCTCGGGGGCGCGGGCAGTTTGCGGGTCCCGGAAAAAGACCTCGTCTTGCCGGTTACCCTGCGGCTCGCGCAACTTCTGCGCGAGCGTGGCGCGACCGTCTTCCTGACGCGCCAAACGGACGTCACGGTGCCGTTGTACGATCGGGCGCTCTTCGCCGAAGCGCAGAACGCGGACGTGCTCCTCAGCATCCACGCCAACGCGTTGCCGGACGGACAGCCTCCGGCCTGCTGCCGAGGAGCGGGCGCGTACTACTTTCAACCGGGGGCGAGGCGCCTCGCCCGCACCCTCGTTGACGCCGTCGTGGCGGGCGTGCCCGGCAGCGTGCGCGACACCCAAGAGGACGGCAGCGGGGTTTTCCGCCGCAACTTCGCGCTCGCCCGCCCGAGCACGCAGCTCAGCGTCCTGATGGAACTCGCTTACCTCACCGACCGGGACGACTTGCGTTTGCTGATGAGCGGCGCGGGAAGGGAAGCGTACGCACGCAGCCTCGCCGACGGCCTCGAAGCGTACTTTCGCGCGTCAGCGCAAACGCCCTAG
- a CDS encoding response regulator transcription factor — translation MRLLILEDDLDIRAPLARFLREAGFAVDEASRADEALSLCEAYPHSAVIADIRLPCGDDAGFTFVRALRSKNIPVPVLMLSARDGLDDRLEGLERAGADDYLTKPFHVREVLARVRALLRRGEGGVRLEVLWQDVEMNWTLKRITKAGQAVHLTAKELSVLELLSTHPGRLFSREDIIDRVWEESYGVNENIIDVYVRNIRRKLGQDILETLRGGGYRFPASRAA, via the coding sequence ATGCGCCTGCTGATCCTCGAAGACGACCTCGACATCCGTGCCCCCCTCGCTCGCTTTCTTCGGGAGGCAGGCTTCGCCGTCGACGAGGCGAGCCGCGCCGACGAAGCGCTGAGCTTGTGTGAAGCCTACCCCCATAGCGCCGTCATCGCCGACATTCGCTTGCCGTGCGGTGACGACGCGGGCTTCACCTTCGTTCGGGCGCTTCGCTCCAAGAACATTCCTGTGCCCGTCTTGATGCTGAGCGCGCGCGACGGCCTCGACGATCGACTCGAAGGCTTGGAACGCGCGGGAGCCGACGACTACCTCACCAAGCCCTTCCACGTGCGTGAAGTTCTCGCCCGCGTTCGTGCGCTGCTGCGGCGCGGCGAAGGCGGCGTTCGCCTGGAGGTGCTGTGGCAAGACGTCGAGATGAACTGGACTTTGAAACGCATCACGAAGGCCGGGCAGGCGGTGCACCTCACTGCCAAGGAACTGAGCGTGCTCGAACTTCTGAGTACGCACCCCGGGCGCCTCTTTTCGCGTGAAGACATCATCGACCGTGTTTGGGAGGAGTCCTACGGCGTCAACGAGAACATCATCGACGTGTATGTCCGTAACATCCGCCGTAAGCTCGGACAGGACATCCTGGAGACCTTGCGTGGAGGCGGGTACCGCTTTCCGGCGAGCCGCGCGGCATGA
- a CDS encoding amidase, with amino-acid sequence MNAAGDLGIWAYRPDVPLRGAPDGQLADLTFSAKDLFGVAGWPLTGSTRASLPFVEESPVVRTLIDAGATLVGKTHLHEVALGVLGTNAFGGTRNPLDAERVAGGSSGGAAASVATREVNFALGTDTGGSVRVPAAFCGVVGFKPTYGTYSARGVLPLSLTCDHVGTLSNSTEVLARVHEVLTSEQASPMSWSGVRIGVWNVENWLTPDAANALRAFEARVLALGATSKPFDFPDVMGTYSPIVLSEAAEVHREALTTESPGFLPFTLGLLRAGQALTAQEVEAAHERRDRLGRQLTDVFGAFDVLLAPAVPSVAPRVGEEELTLSTETLPYRAAILRLTAPWSLLGVPTISWPLPGPNGLSLGVQIIAPRKADALVLGLALTLERLDLERAFPESRR; translated from the coding sequence GACTTGTTCGGCGTGGCGGGATGGCCGCTCACGGGAAGTACGAGAGCGTCGCTGCCCTTCGTCGAGGAGAGCCCGGTCGTGCGCACCTTGATCGATGCGGGCGCGACGCTCGTCGGCAAGACGCACTTGCACGAAGTGGCGCTCGGCGTGCTCGGCACGAACGCGTTCGGCGGAACGCGCAATCCGCTGGACGCCGAGCGAGTGGCAGGCGGATCGAGCGGCGGCGCGGCGGCGTCCGTCGCGACCCGTGAGGTGAACTTCGCGCTCGGCACGGACACGGGCGGCTCGGTTCGCGTGCCCGCGGCGTTTTGCGGCGTCGTGGGCTTCAAACCGACGTACGGCACCTACTCGGCGCGCGGGGTGCTGCCGCTCAGCTTGACGTGCGACCACGTCGGGACCCTCTCGAACAGCACGGAGGTCTTGGCACGCGTGCACGAGGTGCTGACGAGCGAGCAGGCGAGTCCTATGTCGTGGAGCGGCGTGAGGATCGGCGTGTGGAACGTCGAGAACTGGCTCACGCCCGACGCGGCAAACGCTCTCAGGGCGTTCGAGGCGCGCGTATTGGCGCTCGGCGCGACGTCGAAACCCTTCGACTTTCCGGACGTGATGGGAACGTACTCGCCGATCGTGCTGTCGGAAGCGGCGGAGGTGCACCGCGAGGCGCTCACGACCGAGTCGCCGGGGTTCTTGCCGTTCACGCTGGGCTTGTTGAGGGCGGGCCAAGCCTTGACGGCCCAAGAGGTCGAGGCTGCCCACGAGCGGCGTGACCGCCTCGGACGGCAATTGACCGACGTGTTCGGCGCGTTCGACGTGCTGCTCGCGCCCGCCGTGCCGAGCGTCGCGCCACGGGTCGGTGAGGAGGAATTGACGCTGTCCACAGAAACGCTGCCGTACCGCGCGGCTATCCTGCGTTTGACGGCGCCTTGGAGTCTGCTGGGCGTTCCGACGATCTCCTGGCCGCTTCCCGGTCCGAACGGGCTGTCCCTCGGCGTGCAGATCATCGCGCCTCGAAAAGCGGACGCACTCGTCTTGGGCCTCGCGCTGACACTCGAACGGCTCGACCTTGAGCGAGCCTTCCCCGAATCTCGAAGGTGA
- a CDS encoding TlpA family protein disulfide reductase — MKRWIPPILAAALVAILALALLRGNPQDAGGPLVGKQAPNFTLTTLDGGTVSLASLKGRPVVVNFWASWCVPCREEAPLLRQLAEKQSASGLAVVGIAFQDREKDAQAFKQEYGLAFPTALDPNSETAIEYGVGAVPETFVIDPSGKIVRHFRIDLTQVRDQFTQELAKLGVEL, encoded by the coding sequence TTGAAACGCTGGATCCCCCCTATCCTCGCCGCCGCGCTCGTCGCCATCCTCGCCCTCGCGCTGCTGCGCGGCAATCCGCAAGACGCGGGCGGGCCGCTCGTCGGCAAGCAAGCTCCGAACTTCACCCTCACCACCCTCGACGGAGGCACGGTCAGCCTCGCGTCGCTCAAGGGACGGCCCGTCGTCGTGAACTTCTGGGCGTCGTGGTGCGTGCCGTGCCGAGAGGAAGCGCCGCTGCTGCGCCAACTCGCCGAGAAGCAGTCGGCGAGCGGCCTCGCCGTCGTCGGCATCGCCTTCCAAGACCGCGAGAAGGACGCCCAGGCCTTCAAGCAGGAGTACGGACTCGCCTTTCCCACCGCGCTCGATCCTAACTCCGAGACGGCCATTGAGTACGGTGTCGGCGCCGTGCCCGAAACGTTCGTCATCGATCCGAGCGGCAAGATCGTCCGGCACTTCCGCATCGACCTCACGCAAGTGCGCGATCAGTTCACGCAAGAGCTCGCGAAGCTCGGGGTGGAGTTGTGA
- the ruvA gene encoding Holliday junction branch migration protein RuvA has protein sequence MIAFLEGPVRELRESSAVIMAGGVGYEALCPKTTLETLTIGEVATLHTRLQVREDAWTLFGFHQADLGTLFDYLVSVSGVGGKLALALLSAMPSAVLAHAILNGDIGLLSSVSGVGKKTAERLTLELRSKLPPRLANEVSASKRPMGLNSSAERDAVDALLALGFRELGVRAVVSELLSEDPSLSADQLIRKGLGRLR, from the coding sequence GTGATCGCTTTTCTCGAAGGGCCCGTGCGCGAGTTGCGCGAAAGCAGCGCCGTGATCATGGCCGGTGGCGTCGGCTACGAGGCGTTGTGCCCGAAGACGACGCTCGAAACGCTGACCATCGGCGAAGTCGCCACGCTGCACACCCGCCTGCAAGTTCGCGAGGACGCTTGGACGCTCTTCGGCTTTCATCAAGCCGACCTCGGGACGTTGTTCGATTACCTCGTGTCCGTGTCGGGCGTCGGCGGCAAGCTCGCCCTCGCCTTGCTGAGCGCCATGCCATCGGCCGTGCTGGCCCACGCCATCTTGAACGGTGACATCGGCTTGTTGAGCAGCGTCTCGGGGGTCGGCAAAAAGACCGCCGAGCGTCTCACGCTGGAGCTTCGCAGCAAGTTGCCGCCTCGGCTCGCCAACGAGGTCTCGGCGTCGAAGCGGCCCATGGGCCTCAACTCCAGCGCGGAGCGCGACGCGGTGGACGCCTTGCTTGCCCTCGGCTTCCGTGAACTCGGCGTGCGCGCCGTCGTTTCCGAGTTGCTGTCCGAAGATCCCTCGCTCAGCGCCGATCAGCTCATTCGCAAGGGGCTAGGGCGTTTGCGCTGA
- a CDS encoding c-type cytochrome — protein MILLVVALVVSIVAALIVVTGPLGKAAPETSATDEVRADLEEEYGVVLAAIRELDDAVERGEADEEAARKERLRLQGRAGRALSALEALPVTPKRPGVSPVRPGMVALVGAMALVAIGAFTFLPRWQLAGLGAGEQDALRSALDIPRLERAARSSKTLQAYMTLGRANFQAGRFEDAARAYADALRVDPRQAEALRRVGGVLLQDPDKLREAYQFIDLAARLEPNSDEGQLFLGFALARGGDVPGALKALERYRTLNPQGRDADELIATLRGADSAADLGRATYAASCASCHGTEGQGGVGPSLEESRLSEDAIKAVVRGGAAGMPAYDATELSNERLDALVKLLRSWQGGS, from the coding sequence TTGATTCTCCTCGTCGTCGCCCTCGTCGTCTCGATCGTCGCCGCCCTGATCGTCGTCACCGGTCCCCTGGGCAAGGCGGCTCCTGAAACGTCGGCGACCGACGAGGTGCGCGCGGACCTCGAAGAGGAGTACGGCGTCGTCCTCGCCGCCATTCGCGAACTCGACGATGCGGTGGAGCGTGGCGAAGCGGACGAGGAAGCCGCGCGCAAGGAGCGGCTTCGCTTGCAGGGCCGCGCGGGCCGCGCGCTGAGCGCCCTCGAAGCACTGCCCGTCACGCCGAAGCGTCCCGGCGTCTCCCCCGTTCGGCCCGGCATGGTCGCTCTCGTCGGCGCGATGGCGCTCGTGGCGATTGGCGCCTTCACGTTCCTGCCGCGCTGGCAACTCGCGGGTCTCGGGGCGGGCGAGCAGGACGCCTTGAGAAGCGCGCTCGACATTCCCCGGCTCGAGCGCGCGGCGAGGTCGTCGAAGACCCTCCAAGCGTACATGACGCTCGGCCGCGCCAACTTCCAGGCGGGCCGCTTCGAGGATGCCGCCCGCGCTTACGCCGACGCGCTGCGCGTCGATCCACGGCAGGCGGAAGCGCTGCGCCGCGTTGGCGGAGTGCTGCTGCAAGATCCGGACAAGCTGCGAGAAGCGTACCAATTCATCGATTTGGCCGCGCGGCTCGAGCCGAACAGCGACGAAGGGCAGCTCTTTCTCGGCTTCGCCCTCGCCCGCGGCGGAGACGTGCCAGGCGCGTTGAAGGCGTTGGAGCGCTACCGGACCCTCAACCCGCAAGGACGGGACGCCGACGAACTCATCGCGACGTTGCGCGGCGCGGACAGCGCGGCGGACCTCGGGCGCGCGACGTACGCGGCGAGTTGCGCCTCGTGTCATGGCACCGAAGGGCAAGGAGGCGTCGGACCGAGCCTCGAAGAGTCGCGTTTGAGCGAGGATGCCATCAAGGCGGTCGTGCGAGGCGGCGCCGCCGGAATGCCCGCCTACGACGCGACCGAGCTGTCCAACGAGCGGCTCGACGCCCTCGTGAAGTTGCTGAGGAGCTGGCAGGGAGGCTCTTGA